The Betta splendens chromosome 4, fBetSpl5.4, whole genome shotgun sequence genome contains a region encoding:
- the il12rb1 gene encoding uncharacterized protein il12rb1 isoform X1 encodes MNIFLDFPRCFTETLTRWTSCYVVMFMFLTVSKGSACQAPSSPQCFRTIDTASVYICEWNMMTANNVTFDIYFDNKPFKAFEKTWCHINEELLIKFRPVDIWVRAYVGNSSCDSPRTTVVLGHTVKYDAPQNISLSWSKNDLMLRWRAADIHPAFVEVLFRRREHPSEPWQNRSTTTTNGTFLYQVIVMDLQSDTVYVVRIRQQSSKAQNPLWSAWSQDVIVPAEPKVEPKVAMKTSLLNGYRSVKLSWKPMLHAAGVPGVTYRLTDTQSSCGCPCMKREPFETEQHSYDMFVSYSAVNISVTAINAAGRSPPATVQLPARAADSEACNKTLLQNLNKKSCHEWYELLEEGPRLENVITLTRKKTPEQRKELMNNIRDYVRYLYFEHRCNNRKPETVQMCIFYKRESAPDREPHAFKALSQTPTSASMWWRPIPLVNQRGHVTHYNVCSIQISPQNKSKDCFNVSTSLLNFTLNNLTSGAKYIISVAGVTRAGEGPAAAATVTVMLPENTGNVWWSFGLLLVFFLISMLCTVVLKRIKNKIFPPVPMPVIPDFKPCQPETQEMLEEKEEVHELNLEQLPPEDRRWDEGMDGHVEDERGDSRMSGEDSDESTGSLDGSQSSRTEGDLTDLEQIENQIVMLIYRNGLVFDLKTDSS; translated from the exons ATGAACATCTTTCTAGACTTTCCACGATGCTTCACGGAAACTCTGACACGGTGGACTTCATGTTATGTTGTCATGTTTATGTTTCTAACTGTCAGCAAAG GCTCAGCTTGTCAGGCTCCTTCAAGCCCTCAGTGCTTCAGGACGATTGATACTGCTTCCGTTTACATTTGTGAATGGAACATGATGACGGCCAACAATgtaacatttgacatttattttga TAATAAACCGTTCAAGGCCTTTGAGAAGACCTGGTGTCATATAAATGAAGAACTGCTGATTAAATTTCGCCCAGTTGACATTTGGGTGAGAGCTTATGTTGGTAACTCCAGCTGTGACTCGCCCAGGACTACTGTTGTACTCGGACACACAG TCAAATATGATGCACCACAAAATATTTCATTGTCCTGGTCAAAAAATGATCTCATGTTGAGGTGGAGAGCTGCTGATATTCACCCAGCTTTCGTTGAGGTTCTCTTCAGACGACGGGAACACCCCTCAGAACCATGGCAAAAC AGATCCACTACTACAACCAATGGCACTTTTTTGT ACCAGGTCATTGTCATGGACCTCCAGAGTGATACAGTTTATGTGGTTCGGATCAGACAACAGTCCAGTAAGGCTCAGAACCCACTGTGGAGCGCATGGTCTCAAGATGTGATTGTTCCTGCAG AACCTAAAGTTGAACCTAAAGTTGCTATGAAAACCAGTCTTTTAAATGGCTATCGATCAGTGAAGCTGAGCTGGAAG CCGATGCTTCACGCAGCAGGGGTCCCAGGAGTGACCTACAGGCTGACGGacacacagtcgtcatgtgggTGTCCGTGTATGAAGAGGGAACCTTTTGAGACGGAACAACACTCCTATGATATGTTTGTTTCGTACTCTGCGGTCAACATCTCTGTCACAGCCATAAACGCAGCAGGACGCTCTCCTCCAGCAACCGTGCAGCTCCCGGCCAGAGCTGCAGATTCAGAAG CTTGTAACAAAACGTTGCTGCAAAACTTGAATAAGAAAAGCTGCCACGAGTGGTATGAGCTGTTAGAAGAAGGTCCAAGACTGGAGAATGTGATAACGTTAACGAGAAAGAAGACACCGGAGCAAAGGAAGGAACTGATGAACA acATAAGAGACTATGTCCGCTACCTCTACTTTGAACACAGATGTAATAATAGAAAGCCTGAAACAGTTCAGATGTGCATTTTTTATAAACGAGAGAGCG CGCCTGACAGGGAACCTCACGCCTTCAAAGCTCTAAGCCAAACACCGACCTCGGCCAGTATGTGGTGGAGGCCCATTCCTCTCGTTAACCAGCGAGGCCACGTCACGCACTACAACGTGTGCAGCATTCAAATCAGCCCCCAGAATAAGTCCAAAG ATTGCTTTAATGTATCGACTTCACTGCTAAACTTCACTCTGAACAACTTGACATCCGGGGCGAAATACATCATCAGCGTGGCTGGAGTGACCCGAGCGGGAGAaggccctgcagctgcagccacagtgacTGTAATGCTGCCAGAGAACACTGGGAATG TGTGGTGGAGTTTCGGCCTGCTGTTAGTGTTCTTCTTGATCTCCATGTTGTGCACAGTTGTGTTGAAGAG AATCAAAAACAAGATCTTTCCTCCTGTGCCGATGCCGGTTATTCCAGATTTCAAGCCCTGTCAACCGGAGACTCAG gagatgctggaggagaaagaggaggtgcATGAGTTGAATCTGGAGCAGCTTCCTCCAGAGGACAGGAGGTGGGATGAGGGAATGGACGGGCACGTAGAGGATGAGAGGGGCGATTCAAGGATGTCAGGAGAAGATAGTGATGAGAGCACCGGCTCATTAGACGGGTCACAAAGCAGCCGCACAGAAGGAGATCTAACAGATCTCGAACAGATTGAAAACCAGATCGTCATGCTGATATACAGAAATGGTTTGGTCTTTGATTTGAAAACAGACTCTTCCTAA
- the il12rb1 gene encoding uncharacterized protein il12rb1 isoform X2, with product MNIFLDFPRCFTETLTRWTSCYVVMFMFLTVSKGSACQAPSSPQCFRTIDTASVYICEWNMMTANNVTFDIYFDNKPFKAFEKTWCHINEELLIKFRPVDIWVRAYVGNSSCDSPRTTVVLGHTVKYDAPQNISLSWSKNDLMLRWRAADIHPAFVEVLFRRREHPSEPWQNRSTTTTNGTFLYQVIVMDLQSDTVYVVRIRQQSSKAQNPLWSAWSQDVIVPAEPKVEPKVAMKTSLLNGYRSVKLSWKPMLHAAGVPGVTYRLTDTQSSCGCPCMKREPFETEQHSYDMFVSYSAVNISVTAINAAGRSPPATVQLPARAADSEACNKTLLQNLNKKSCHEWYELLEEGPRLENVITLTRKKTPEQRKELMNTPDREPHAFKALSQTPTSASMWWRPIPLVNQRGHVTHYNVCSIQISPQNKSKDCFNVSTSLLNFTLNNLTSGAKYIISVAGVTRAGEGPAAAATVTVMLPENTGNVWWSFGLLLVFFLISMLCTVVLKRIKNKIFPPVPMPVIPDFKPCQPETQEMLEEKEEVHELNLEQLPPEDRRWDEGMDGHVEDERGDSRMSGEDSDESTGSLDGSQSSRTEGDLTDLEQIENQIVMLIYRNGLVFDLKTDSS from the exons ATGAACATCTTTCTAGACTTTCCACGATGCTTCACGGAAACTCTGACACGGTGGACTTCATGTTATGTTGTCATGTTTATGTTTCTAACTGTCAGCAAAG GCTCAGCTTGTCAGGCTCCTTCAAGCCCTCAGTGCTTCAGGACGATTGATACTGCTTCCGTTTACATTTGTGAATGGAACATGATGACGGCCAACAATgtaacatttgacatttattttga TAATAAACCGTTCAAGGCCTTTGAGAAGACCTGGTGTCATATAAATGAAGAACTGCTGATTAAATTTCGCCCAGTTGACATTTGGGTGAGAGCTTATGTTGGTAACTCCAGCTGTGACTCGCCCAGGACTACTGTTGTACTCGGACACACAG TCAAATATGATGCACCACAAAATATTTCATTGTCCTGGTCAAAAAATGATCTCATGTTGAGGTGGAGAGCTGCTGATATTCACCCAGCTTTCGTTGAGGTTCTCTTCAGACGACGGGAACACCCCTCAGAACCATGGCAAAAC AGATCCACTACTACAACCAATGGCACTTTTTTGT ACCAGGTCATTGTCATGGACCTCCAGAGTGATACAGTTTATGTGGTTCGGATCAGACAACAGTCCAGTAAGGCTCAGAACCCACTGTGGAGCGCATGGTCTCAAGATGTGATTGTTCCTGCAG AACCTAAAGTTGAACCTAAAGTTGCTATGAAAACCAGTCTTTTAAATGGCTATCGATCAGTGAAGCTGAGCTGGAAG CCGATGCTTCACGCAGCAGGGGTCCCAGGAGTGACCTACAGGCTGACGGacacacagtcgtcatgtgggTGTCCGTGTATGAAGAGGGAACCTTTTGAGACGGAACAACACTCCTATGATATGTTTGTTTCGTACTCTGCGGTCAACATCTCTGTCACAGCCATAAACGCAGCAGGACGCTCTCCTCCAGCAACCGTGCAGCTCCCGGCCAGAGCTGCAGATTCAGAAG CTTGTAACAAAACGTTGCTGCAAAACTTGAATAAGAAAAGCTGCCACGAGTGGTATGAGCTGTTAGAAGAAGGTCCAAGACTGGAGAATGTGATAACGTTAACGAGAAAGAAGACACCGGAGCAAAGGAAGGAACTGATGAACA CGCCTGACAGGGAACCTCACGCCTTCAAAGCTCTAAGCCAAACACCGACCTCGGCCAGTATGTGGTGGAGGCCCATTCCTCTCGTTAACCAGCGAGGCCACGTCACGCACTACAACGTGTGCAGCATTCAAATCAGCCCCCAGAATAAGTCCAAAG ATTGCTTTAATGTATCGACTTCACTGCTAAACTTCACTCTGAACAACTTGACATCCGGGGCGAAATACATCATCAGCGTGGCTGGAGTGACCCGAGCGGGAGAaggccctgcagctgcagccacagtgacTGTAATGCTGCCAGAGAACACTGGGAATG TGTGGTGGAGTTTCGGCCTGCTGTTAGTGTTCTTCTTGATCTCCATGTTGTGCACAGTTGTGTTGAAGAG AATCAAAAACAAGATCTTTCCTCCTGTGCCGATGCCGGTTATTCCAGATTTCAAGCCCTGTCAACCGGAGACTCAG gagatgctggaggagaaagaggaggtgcATGAGTTGAATCTGGAGCAGCTTCCTCCAGAGGACAGGAGGTGGGATGAGGGAATGGACGGGCACGTAGAGGATGAGAGGGGCGATTCAAGGATGTCAGGAGAAGATAGTGATGAGAGCACCGGCTCATTAGACGGGTCACAAAGCAGCCGCACAGAAGGAGATCTAACAGATCTCGAACAGATTGAAAACCAGATCGTCATGCTGATATACAGAAATGGTTTGGTCTTTGATTTGAAAACAGACTCTTCCTAA